In one Oscillospiraceae bacterium genomic region, the following are encoded:
- a CDS encoding 5-oxoprolinase, with translation MSIARKKEFEGARDPITFAVVYNRLLTINREMGITMINTSISPIFAEVHDFSCAICDWNNRIVSQVDGVPSHTASAMESVRAVSKYFGEDIHPGDVFVMNDPYLGGTHLQDVTIMKPIFYEGRLQFMAINRAHHGDVGGMEAGSYCPAATELFHEGVRIPPVRIYKDDKPIQDVIDMIRINTRMPEDLWVDMKAQVASCRVGEKRIIEMMEKYGEAKTRETIEDIHMYAESRMRAEIEKLPDGVYHGEATLDSDGFTDDPIDIKVAITIDGDEALVDFAGSSPQVTGPSNSPIANTATCVYVAFLTTVTTPDIPHNEGVYRPIKITAPEHSVVNSDFPAPVAYCTLDTACAILEACWMALAPILPDRVPGGWNRWNGPSITGVDPRNDSFYVMFGFNGFGGAGAAKGADGRHYIGDGIDLGGLIAPNIETNEVDYPHITEFNEFTTDSCGAGEYIGGCGARYRVKFYDKSPSLVMFGDGRIHPPYGLFGGKPGSCNMAYVNEGLPGERLLPAKGANDLKEGDTFTSYPSGGGGWGDPHKRPAEQVRMDVKNGYISLKNARETFGVVLEGNDLTINEAETKKLRGC, from the coding sequence ATGAGCATTGCGAGAAAGAAAGAGTTTGAAGGCGCCCGCGACCCGATTACCTTCGCCGTCGTGTACAACCGCCTACTGACCATCAACCGGGAAATGGGCATCACCATGATCAACACCTCCATTTCCCCCATCTTCGCCGAGGTGCACGACTTCTCCTGCGCCATCTGCGACTGGAACAACCGCATCGTCTCCCAGGTGGACGGCGTGCCCTCCCACACCGCCTCGGCCATGGAGTCGGTCCGCGCCGTGAGCAAGTACTTCGGCGAGGACATCCACCCCGGCGACGTGTTCGTCATGAACGACCCCTACCTGGGCGGCACCCACCTGCAGGACGTGACCATCATGAAGCCCATCTTCTACGAGGGTCGGCTCCAGTTCATGGCCATCAACCGCGCCCACCACGGCGACGTGGGCGGCATGGAGGCGGGCTCCTACTGCCCCGCCGCCACCGAGCTCTTCCACGAGGGCGTGCGCATCCCCCCGGTGCGCATCTACAAGGACGACAAGCCCATCCAGGACGTCATCGACATGATCCGCATCAACACCCGTATGCCCGAGGACCTGTGGGTGGACATGAAGGCCCAGGTGGCCTCCTGCCGCGTGGGTGAGAAGCGCATCATTGAAATGATGGAGAAGTACGGCGAGGCCAAGACCCGCGAGACCATCGAGGACATCCACATGTACGCCGAAAGCCGCATGCGCGCCGAGATCGAGAAGCTGCCCGACGGCGTGTACCACGGCGAGGCCACCCTGGACTCCGACGGCTTCACCGACGACCCCATCGACATCAAGGTGGCCATCACCATCGACGGGGACGAGGCCCTGGTGGACTTCGCGGGCTCCAGCCCCCAGGTCACCGGCCCCTCCAACTCCCCCATCGCCAACACCGCCACCTGCGTGTACGTGGCCTTCCTGACCACCGTCACCACCCCCGACATCCCCCACAACGAGGGCGTGTACCGCCCCATCAAGATCACCGCCCCTGAGCACAGCGTGGTCAACTCCGACTTCCCCGCCCCCGTGGCCTACTGCACGCTGGACACCGCCTGCGCCATCCTGGAGGCCTGCTGGATGGCCCTGGCCCCCATCCTGCCCGACCGGGTGCCCGGCGGCTGGAACCGCTGGAACGGCCCCTCCATCACCGGCGTGGACCCCAGAAACGACAGCTTCTACGTCATGTTCGGCTTTAACGGCTTCGGCGGCGCGGGCGCGGCCAAGGGGGCCGACGGCCGCCACTACATCGGCGACGGCATCGACCTGGGCGGCCTCATCGCCCCCAACATCGAGACCAACGAGGTGGACTACCCCCACATCACCGAGTTCAACGAGTTCACCACCGACTCCTGCGGCGCGGGCGAGTACATCGGCGGCTGCGGCGCGCGCTACCGCGTGAAGTTCTACGACAAGAGCCCCAGCCTGGTCATGTTCGGCGACGGCCGCATCCACCCGCCCTACGGCCTGTTCGGCGGCAAGCCCGGCTCCTGCAACATGGCCTACGTCAACGAGGGCCTGCCCGGCGAGCGGCTGCTCCCGGCCAAGGGGGCCAACGACCTGAAGGAGGGCGACACCTTCACCTCCTACCCCTCCGGCGGCGGCGGCTGGGGCGATCCCCACAAGCGCCCGGCCGAGCAGGTGCGCATGGACGTGAAGAACGGCTACATCTCCCTCAAGAACGCCAGGGAGACCTTCGGCGTGGTGCTGGAGGGCAACGACCTGACCATCAACGAAGCGGAGACCAAAAAATTACGGGGGTGCTGA
- a CDS encoding amidohydrolase produces the protein MDLFIKNGLVLTFENGTLGGRVIDHGAVAVSGSEIVAIGTTEELEPKYGKAEKVIDAAGRIVMPGFIVTHTHMPYVLGHNMPVDFSQLNDFWDMLQKMGWEWLEDITTKEGVYAATRYAAMKMLKHGTTTVCELVEAPTDMDGVLDYSAKAVDEVGIRAQIGYEVTERVVGKSIRTDQLVENAEAGFAENVRFIKKYPKGNGGRIEGRLGVHTAFTNSLETLKKARAIADEYGCGVEIHIAEIPRAFLVEKYGMSAPAFLEKAGLLGSDVVAAHCIDLNDEDMEILRRNGVNIAHTPMTNGLGGNGVARVPEMLEKGMNVTLGHDCFFTLDAAEYLRFAYLVHKAHNANPNVMFPFQVLDMLLGNAAKALGKEKEIGSLEVGKKADILIVKPDSPVPTAPCSAVSYLVNTFQGEHVESVVVDGSLVVENKKMTTVDEDEVEAACVEQAKILWRKNGVSV, from the coding sequence ATGGATCTATTCATTAAAAACGGTCTGGTACTTACGTTTGAGAACGGCACCCTGGGCGGCAGGGTTATCGACCACGGCGCGGTGGCGGTCTCCGGCAGCGAGATCGTGGCCATCGGCACCACCGAGGAGCTGGAGCCCAAGTACGGCAAGGCCGAAAAGGTCATCGACGCCGCGGGGCGCATCGTGATGCCCGGCTTCATCGTCACCCACACCCATATGCCCTACGTGCTGGGGCACAACATGCCCGTGGACTTCTCCCAGCTCAACGACTTTTGGGATATGCTCCAGAAGATGGGCTGGGAGTGGCTGGAGGACATCACCACCAAGGAGGGCGTCTACGCCGCCACCCGCTACGCGGCCATGAAGATGCTCAAGCACGGCACCACCACCGTCTGTGAGCTGGTGGAGGCCCCCACGGACATGGACGGGGTGCTGGACTACAGCGCCAAGGCCGTGGACGAGGTGGGCATCCGCGCCCAGATCGGCTACGAGGTCACCGAGCGTGTGGTGGGCAAGTCCATCCGCACCGACCAGCTGGTGGAAAACGCCGAGGCGGGCTTCGCCGAGAACGTGCGCTTCATCAAGAAGTACCCCAAGGGCAACGGCGGGCGTATCGAGGGCCGCCTGGGCGTGCACACCGCCTTCACCAACTCTCTGGAGACCCTGAAGAAGGCCCGCGCCATCGCCGACGAGTACGGCTGCGGCGTGGAGATCCACATCGCCGAGATCCCCCGGGCCTTCCTGGTGGAGAAGTACGGCATGTCCGCCCCCGCCTTCCTGGAGAAGGCCGGGCTGCTGGGCAGCGACGTGGTGGCGGCCCACTGCATCGACCTCAACGACGAGGACATGGAGATTCTGCGCCGCAACGGCGTCAACATCGCCCACACCCCCATGACCAACGGCCTGGGCGGCAACGGCGTGGCCCGCGTGCCCGAGATGCTGGAGAAGGGCATGAACGTGACCCTGGGCCACGACTGCTTCTTCACCCTGGACGCGGCGGAGTACCTGCGCTTCGCCTACCTGGTGCACAAGGCCCACAACGCCAACCCCAACGTCATGTTCCCCTTCCAGGTGCTGGATATGCTGCTGGGCAACGCGGCCAAGGCCCTGGGCAAGGAGAAGGAGATCGGCAGCCTGGAGGTGGGCAAGAAGGCGGACATCCTGATCGTCAAGCCCGACAGCCCCGTGCCCACCGCCCCCTGCTCCGCCGTGAGCTACCTGGTCAACACCTTCCAGGGCGAGCACGTGGAGTCCGTGGTGGTGGACGGCAGCCTGGTGGTGGAGAATAAGAAGATGACCACCGTGGACGAGGACGAGGTGGAGGCCGCCTGCGTGGAGCAGGCCAAAATCCTCTGGCGGAAAAACGGCGTATCCGTGTAA
- a CDS encoding acetyl-CoA synthetase — MNQLISRAREEHRSLLEYEAMELFAQYGIPVPRFALAKSRAEAEAAAGEIDFPVVLKVVSPDIIHKSDVGGVVVGVKSAGEAGAAYDRIRESVAERAPGADIHGVLVAAQAESGLECIVGMTQDASFGPAFMFGLGGIFVELLKDVAFRVLPLDKAEVLRMLRETKGYALLSGARGRAPMDVDALAQLILDVARMVEENPEIKELDINPLFVYSKGVLTVDARVLL, encoded by the coding sequence ATGAATCAGCTTATTTCCAGGGCCAGGGAGGAGCACCGCAGCCTCCTGGAGTACGAGGCCATGGAGCTTTTTGCACAGTACGGCATCCCGGTCCCCCGCTTCGCCCTGGCCAAAAGCCGGGCGGAGGCGGAGGCCGCGGCGGGGGAGATCGACTTCCCCGTGGTGCTCAAGGTAGTCTCCCCGGACATTATCCACAAGTCCGACGTGGGCGGCGTGGTGGTGGGCGTGAAAAGCGCCGGAGAGGCCGGGGCGGCCTACGACCGCATCCGCGAGAGTGTGGCGGAGCGCGCCCCCGGGGCCGACATCCACGGCGTCCTGGTGGCCGCCCAGGCCGAGAGCGGCCTGGAGTGCATTGTGGGCATGACCCAGGACGCCTCCTTCGGCCCGGCGTTTATGTTCGGCCTGGGCGGCATCTTCGTGGAGCTTTTAAAGGACGTGGCCTTCCGGGTGCTTCCGCTGGACAAGGCGGAGGTGCTGCGCATGCTGCGGGAGACGAAGGGCTACGCGCTGCTCAGCGGCGCCCGGGGCCGGGCGCCCATGGACGTGGACGCCCTGGCCCAGCTCATTCTGGACGTGGCCAGGATGGTGGAGGAGAACCCTGAAATCAAGGAACTGGACATCAATCCCCTGTTCGTGTACAGCAAGGGCGTGTTGACGGTGGACGCCAGGGTCCTGCTGTAA
- the pyrD_4 gene encoding diguanylate cyclase — protein MDLSVKIGNVTLDSPIISSSCVDGMDGERICEVAEFHLGAATTKTIVANMQPDVLPNMKMVRGGSMINCVFGANLTAEQWFEKEMPIALKAGVPIIANLAGTHPAESVDLAKKAQDAGATFIELPTACPHMANVLEVMYPGVKMVLPEVHDPSDYARTVEAVKKAVSIPVISKFSAIYHYNVKDWAKACVEAGADAISAADSIGPAIGIDIETGEPLLGGPRGYGGLTGAAIKPIVLKMVLEIAETVDVPIIGIGGVASGNDAVEYIMAGASAVALATSSTVKGYEIYGDVYDEIKKFMKRKGYESLSDFRGLTLQRIREREEKKRQIIFDVKLPVRTNARCTVCGACLDACTYGAIEMGETNPIFIPDKCHGCGLCASVCSQKAIAQNYYE, from the coding sequence ATGGATCTGAGCGTAAAAATCGGCAACGTCACCCTGGACTCCCCCATCATCTCCTCCTCCTGCGTGGACGGGATGGACGGCGAGCGCATCTGCGAGGTGGCCGAGTTCCACCTGGGCGCCGCCACCACCAAGACCATCGTGGCCAACATGCAGCCCGACGTGCTGCCCAACATGAAGATGGTGCGCGGGGGCAGCATGATCAACTGCGTGTTCGGCGCCAACCTCACCGCCGAGCAGTGGTTTGAGAAGGAGATGCCCATCGCCCTGAAGGCGGGGGTGCCCATCATCGCCAACCTGGCCGGCACCCATCCCGCCGAGAGCGTGGATCTGGCCAAGAAGGCCCAGGACGCGGGCGCCACCTTCATCGAGCTGCCCACCGCCTGCCCCCACATGGCCAACGTGCTGGAGGTCATGTACCCCGGCGTGAAGATGGTGCTGCCCGAGGTCCACGACCCCTCCGACTACGCCCGCACCGTGGAGGCCGTGAAGAAGGCGGTCAGTATCCCCGTCATTTCCAAGTTCAGCGCCATCTACCACTACAACGTGAAGGACTGGGCCAAGGCCTGCGTGGAGGCCGGCGCCGACGCCATCTCCGCGGCCGACAGCATCGGCCCCGCCATCGGCATCGACATCGAGACCGGCGAGCCCCTGCTGGGCGGCCCCCGGGGCTACGGCGGACTGACCGGCGCGGCCATCAAGCCCATCGTGCTCAAGATGGTGCTGGAGATCGCCGAGACGGTGGACGTGCCCATCATCGGCATCGGCGGCGTGGCCTCCGGCAACGACGCGGTGGAGTACATCATGGCGGGCGCCTCGGCGGTGGCCCTGGCCACCTCCAGCACCGTGAAGGGCTATGAGATCTACGGCGACGTGTACGACGAGATCAAGAAGTTCATGAAGCGCAAGGGCTACGAGAGCCTGAGCGACTTCCGCGGCCTCACCCTGCAGCGCATCCGCGAGCGGGAGGAGAAGAAGCGCCAGATCATCTTCGACGTGAAGCTGCCCGTGCGCACCAACGCCCGCTGCACCGTCTGCGGCGCCTGCCTGGACGCCTGCACCTACGGGGCCATTGAGATGGGCGAGACCAACCCCATCTTCATCCCCGACAAGTGCCACGGCTGCGGCCTGTGCGCCTCGGTCTGCTCCCAGAAGGCCATCGCCCAGAACTACTACGAATAA
- the argF_2 gene encoding ornithine carbamoyltransferase, which translates to MRQLKGRDFIDIKDFTGEEIEFILEVAAELKRDFKTGRPHDLLRGKSLAGIFATQSTRTSCSFETAMTALGGHMLWLDKNRIWSGSAGAENWHDTIKTITRYVQGIAYRPVSRELLEQTVELASVPVINASCPVEHPTQALADILTMKEHGGGSVKGAKVAFCWGYGELNPPCGLPNSTMEMAAKLGFDVTIACPEGMDPDPSYIARCTANAPLNGGKVSIVRSYEEATKDADFINVYSWVSPDVFAIGPETGYRGTDEFAAYKATLKDWCVTQKVVETAPKSVKVMHCLPAARNEEVTDEVLDGPNSIIFDEAENRMHTIKALLALLLG; encoded by the coding sequence ATGCGTCAGTTAAAGGGCCGCGATTTTATCGACATCAAGGACTTCACCGGTGAGGAGATCGAGTTCATCCTGGAAGTGGCCGCCGAGCTCAAGCGCGACTTTAAGACCGGCCGCCCCCACGACCTGCTGCGCGGCAAGTCCCTGGCCGGCATCTTCGCCACCCAGTCCACCCGCACCAGCTGCTCCTTCGAGACGGCGATGACCGCCCTGGGCGGCCACATGCTGTGGCTGGACAAGAACCGCATCTGGTCCGGCTCCGCCGGCGCCGAGAACTGGCACGACACCATCAAGACCATCACCCGCTACGTGCAGGGCATCGCCTACCGCCCCGTCAGCCGCGAGCTGCTGGAGCAGACCGTGGAGCTGGCCAGCGTGCCCGTCATCAACGCCTCCTGCCCCGTGGAGCATCCCACCCAGGCCCTGGCCGACATCCTGACCATGAAGGAGCACGGCGGCGGCAGCGTGAAGGGCGCCAAGGTGGCCTTCTGCTGGGGCTACGGCGAGCTCAACCCGCCCTGCGGCCTGCCCAACTCCACCATGGAGATGGCGGCCAAGCTGGGCTTCGACGTGACCATCGCCTGCCCCGAGGGCATGGATCCCGACCCCAGCTACATCGCCCGCTGCACCGCCAACGCCCCCCTCAACGGCGGCAAGGTGTCCATCGTGCGCTCCTATGAGGAGGCCACCAAGGACGCCGACTTCATCAACGTGTACTCCTGGGTGTCCCCCGACGTGTTCGCCATCGGGCCCGAGACCGGCTACCGCGGCACCGACGAGTTCGCCGCCTACAAGGCCACCCTGAAGGACTGGTGCGTGACCCAGAAGGTGGTCGAGACCGCCCCCAAGAGCGTCAAGGTCATGCACTGCCTGCCCGCCGCCCGCAACGAGGAGGTCACCGACGAGGTGCTGGACGGCCCCAACTCCATCATCTTCGACGAGGCGGAGAACCGCATGCACACCATCAAGGCCCTGCTGGCTCTGCTGCTGGGCTAA
- a CDS encoding CoA-binding protein — MIDVKGMFNARSVAVVGASAKEGKTGHTILKNIIDGGYTGKIYPINPKADEILGVKCCADLSEIPGTLDLAVMVVPAAAVPGAMRKAGEKGAKGAIIISGGFREIGEVELEAEVMGIAAQYDMCVVGPNCQGVNYTPNKLCASWPLIDRAGSMAVVAQSGTIGAAMAGWAAEEQIGISAAVALGNKSGIGEVELLRYFADDPATSVIALNVEGVKDGRAFMDAARYAVEKKPVVVLKPGRTARGRQAAESHTKSIAGSDAVFDAVCRQVGVIRAEGITEFYDYCKLMALLKKPAGNRALVITSSGGSGILATDTAEGCGVDIHPLGEETKAAVKALIPSHCVVSNPLDLTGDTGADRYETALGVALADPEVDMAILIFGDPIPGAYEAVERLRASTGKPLVVVYLGGGDVEKEESAKMLTAGIPVFPTPERAVRAIGALLRVK, encoded by the coding sequence ATGATCGATGTAAAAGGGATGTTCAACGCCCGCTCCGTCGCGGTGGTGGGCGCCTCCGCCAAGGAGGGCAAGACCGGACACACCATCCTGAAAAACATCATTGACGGCGGCTATACCGGGAAAATTTACCCCATCAACCCCAAGGCCGACGAGATCCTGGGCGTGAAGTGCTGCGCCGACCTGTCGGAGATCCCCGGCACGCTGGATCTGGCGGTCATGGTGGTGCCCGCCGCCGCCGTGCCCGGCGCCATGCGCAAGGCGGGGGAGAAGGGGGCCAAGGGGGCCATCATCATCTCCGGCGGCTTCCGGGAGATCGGCGAGGTGGAGCTGGAGGCCGAGGTGATGGGCATCGCCGCGCAGTACGATATGTGCGTGGTGGGCCCCAACTGCCAGGGCGTCAACTACACCCCCAACAAGCTGTGCGCCTCCTGGCCCCTCATCGACCGGGCGGGCTCCATGGCGGTGGTGGCCCAGAGCGGCACCATCGGCGCGGCCATGGCGGGCTGGGCGGCGGAGGAGCAGATCGGCATTTCCGCCGCCGTGGCCCTGGGCAACAAGAGCGGCATCGGCGAGGTGGAGCTGCTGCGCTACTTCGCCGACGACCCGGCCACCTCGGTCATCGCCCTGAACGTGGAGGGCGTCAAGGACGGGCGCGCCTTTATGGACGCGGCCCGCTACGCGGTGGAGAAAAAGCCGGTGGTGGTCCTCAAGCCGGGCCGCACGGCCCGGGGCCGCCAGGCCGCCGAGTCCCACACCAAGTCCATCGCGGGCAGCGACGCCGTGTTCGACGCGGTGTGCCGCCAGGTGGGGGTTATCCGGGCCGAGGGCATCACCGAGTTCTACGACTACTGCAAGCTGATGGCGCTGCTGAAGAAGCCCGCCGGGAACAGGGCGCTGGTCATCACCTCCAGCGGCGGCAGCGGCATTCTGGCCACCGATACCGCCGAGGGCTGCGGCGTGGACATCCACCCCCTGGGGGAGGAGACGAAGGCCGCGGTAAAGGCCCTCATCCCCAGCCACTGCGTGGTCTCCAACCCCCTGGACCTCACCGGCGACACCGGCGCGGACCGGTACGAGACCGCCCTGGGCGTGGCGCTGGCGGACCCGGAGGTGGATATGGCCATCCTGATCTTCGGCGACCCCATCCCCGGGGCCTACGAGGCGGTGGAGCGCCTGCGCGCCTCCACCGGCAAGCCCCTGGTGGTGGTCTACCTGGGGGGCGGGGACGTGGAGAAAGAGGAGAGCGCCAAGATGCTCACCGCCGGGATCCCGGTCTTCCCCACCCCCGAGCGGGCGGTGCGCGCCATCGGGGCGCTGCTGCGCGTGAAATAG
- the iorB gene encoding indolepyruvate oxidoreductase, translating to METNLIVAGVGGQGSILASHIIAEAAILSKKDGERLNVRVGETFGAAQRGGAVASHVRIGADVEGPLVGQGRADVILALEPLEGLRVGVPYLAPGGVAILNTVPQQPVDVKIGAVEYPEMEAITGALGKIGRAVVAFDGSQLAAEAGSAKALSVVMLGALTASGALPYGEDTMLEAIKNRVPAKLLEVNLNAFALGKKAYQEACQS from the coding sequence ATGGAGACGAACTTGATTGTGGCCGGCGTGGGCGGCCAGGGCAGCATCCTGGCCTCGCACATCATCGCGGAGGCGGCCATTCTGTCCAAGAAGGACGGCGAGCGCCTCAACGTCCGGGTGGGCGAGACCTTCGGCGCGGCCCAGCGGGGCGGCGCGGTGGCCTCCCACGTGCGCATCGGCGCGGACGTGGAGGGCCCCCTGGTGGGCCAGGGCCGGGCCGACGTGATCCTGGCGCTGGAGCCCCTGGAGGGCCTGCGCGTGGGCGTGCCCTATCTGGCCCCCGGCGGTGTGGCGATCCTCAACACCGTGCCCCAGCAGCCGGTGGACGTGAAGATCGGCGCGGTGGAGTACCCGGAGATGGAGGCCATCACCGGGGCCCTGGGCAAAATCGGCCGGGCCGTGGTGGCCTTCGACGGCAGCCAGCTTGCGGCCGAGGCCGGCAGCGCCAAGGCGCTGAGCGTGGTCATGCTGGGGGCCCTCACCGCCTCCGGCGCGCTGCCCTACGGCGAGGATACCATGCTGGAGGCCATCAAAAACCGCGTGCCCGCCAAGCTGCTGGAGGTCAACCTCAACGCCTTTGCGCTGGGGAAGAAGGCCTACCAGGAGGCTTGCCAATCATAA
- a CDS encoding indolepyruvate oxidoreductase, giving the protein MSLILEEPGKQVLLMGNEAIARGAVEAGIQLMAAYPGTPSSEIGEVLLEASGESDFYTEWSTNEKVAFEVAAGASFVGARTMVAMKNAGLNVAMDTFMTVPYGGVKGGMVVVVADDPDAHYSSNEQDTRALAAYAEIPCLEPCCQQEAKDMARAAFDISEAVELPVFLRSVSRISHASGDVTLGVPEEKRNNIAFNKHYGMPYRWNVYGPPGAVHKHEWLHEQLPKAKALANESPFNHLELAEGAKVGVLATGLAASYTREAMGRLDLNGKASLLKLGFIYPLPDALVEQLLRSGIEELVIVEEGDTVVETAVRSLAKEIAPNVKICGKTYNPVLSCCGEINTDLVTAALAGVFGLSVTADPKAAEREEGQALVAPRSSTLCAGCSHLGTYSAVRECLAKIEGVHIVNGDIGCYEQGGYGIFSAGIKGTREDSKAYIPDSPYDVLDTIYVMGSGISMAHGQSKVGYKDGKLLSVAGDSTFIHATLPALVNAVYNNSDITFLILDNRWTCMTGHQPNPNTYLHGPAAEPQEEAFDIQGVVTAMGVKSLSTVDAYDREAMVDAIDAALAFEGPSVVVVTGECQLQKQRRVKKTMAKTHVRTDDCDGCRSCVQLGCPAIRFDVHAKKSGIDPVLCVDCGLCAQVCPSKAIRMRRR; this is encoded by the coding sequence TTGAGTTTGATTCTTGAGGAGCCTGGCAAACAGGTTCTGCTGATGGGCAACGAGGCCATCGCCCGCGGCGCGGTGGAGGCGGGCATCCAGCTGATGGCCGCCTACCCCGGCACCCCCTCCTCCGAGATCGGCGAGGTGCTGCTGGAGGCCTCCGGCGAGAGCGATTTCTACACCGAGTGGTCCACCAACGAGAAGGTGGCCTTCGAGGTGGCCGCCGGCGCGTCCTTCGTGGGGGCGCGGACCATGGTGGCCATGAAGAACGCCGGCCTCAACGTGGCCATGGACACCTTCATGACGGTGCCCTACGGCGGCGTGAAGGGCGGCATGGTGGTGGTGGTGGCCGACGACCCGGACGCCCACTACTCCTCCAACGAGCAGGACACCCGCGCCCTGGCCGCCTACGCCGAGATCCCCTGTCTGGAGCCCTGCTGCCAGCAGGAGGCCAAGGACATGGCCCGCGCCGCCTTCGACATCTCCGAGGCCGTGGAGCTGCCCGTATTCCTGCGCTCGGTCAGCCGCATCTCCCACGCCTCCGGCGACGTGACGCTGGGCGTGCCCGAGGAAAAGCGCAACAACATCGCCTTCAACAAGCACTACGGCATGCCTTACCGCTGGAACGTCTACGGCCCTCCCGGAGCCGTGCACAAGCACGAGTGGCTCCACGAACAGCTCCCCAAGGCCAAGGCGCTGGCCAACGAGAGCCCCTTCAACCACCTGGAGCTGGCGGAGGGCGCCAAGGTGGGCGTGCTGGCCACGGGCCTGGCCGCCTCCTACACCCGGGAGGCCATGGGCCGCCTGGACCTGAACGGCAAGGCCAGCCTTCTGAAGCTGGGCTTCATCTACCCTCTGCCCGACGCGCTGGTGGAGCAGCTGCTCCGCTCCGGCATCGAGGAGCTGGTGATCGTGGAGGAGGGCGACACGGTGGTGGAGACCGCCGTGCGCAGCCTGGCCAAGGAGATCGCCCCCAACGTGAAGATCTGCGGCAAGACCTACAACCCCGTTTTGAGCTGCTGCGGCGAGATTAACACCGACCTTGTCACCGCCGCCCTGGCGGGCGTGTTCGGCCTGAGCGTGACCGCCGACCCCAAGGCCGCGGAGCGGGAGGAGGGCCAGGCCCTGGTGGCCCCCCGCTCCTCCACCCTGTGCGCCGGCTGCTCCCACCTGGGTACCTACTCCGCCGTGCGGGAGTGCCTGGCCAAGATCGAGGGCGTGCACATCGTCAACGGCGACATCGGCTGCTACGAGCAGGGCGGCTACGGCATCTTCTCCGCCGGGATCAAGGGCACCCGGGAGGACAGTAAGGCCTACATCCCCGACTCCCCCTACGACGTGCTGGACACCATCTACGTCATGGGCTCGGGCATCAGCATGGCCCACGGCCAGTCCAAGGTGGGCTACAAGGACGGCAAGCTGCTCAGCGTGGCCGGCGACTCCACCTTCATCCACGCCACCCTGCCCGCGCTGGTGAACGCGGTGTACAACAACTCCGACATCACCTTCCTGATCCTGGACAACCGCTGGACCTGCATGACGGGCCACCAGCCCAACCCCAACACCTACCTCCACGGACCGGCCGCCGAGCCCCAGGAGGAGGCCTTCGACATCCAGGGCGTGGTCACGGCCATGGGCGTGAAGAGCCTGTCCACCGTGGACGCCTACGACCGCGAGGCCATGGTGGACGCCATCGACGCGGCGCTGGCCTTCGAGGGGCCCTCCGTGGTGGTGGTCACCGGCGAGTGCCAGCTTCAGAAGCAGCGCCGGGTGAAGAAGACCATGGCAAAGACCCACGTGCGCACCGACGACTGCGACGGCTGCCGCAGCTGCGTGCAGCTGGGCTGCCCCGCCATCCGCTTCGACGTGCACGCCAAAAAGTCGGGCATCGACCCGGTGCTCTGCGTGGACTGCGGCCTGTGCGCACAGGTGTGCCCCAGCAAAGCCATCAGGATGAGGAGGAGGTAA